GCGCCGATTCAGACCGTGGCCGGACAAACGTACGACTTCGCGTCATGGTCCGATGGAGGGACGCGGAGCCATGAGATCATCGTGCCCACGAGCCCCGCGAGCTGGGTGGCGACCTTCACCGAGCTCGGCGCCACGGGCATGCGTGCCGCCTATTCGTTCAGCGAGGGCACCGGGAGCATCACCCGCGACCACACCGGCCATGGCAACACCGGGACGCTGGTGAATGCGACCTGGACGTCTCAAGGTCGCTTCGGCGGCGCGCTCGCGTTCAACGGGGTCAGCTCGCTGGTGACCATCCCCGACTCCCCGTCGCTGCGCCTGACCTCCGCGATCACATTGGAGGCTTGGGTGTATCCGACCGCGCTCTCCGGGAACTGGACGGACGTCATCATGAAATGGAACGACGACTACTATCTGACGGCAGGATCGAGTAACGGCGGGCTGCCGGCGATGGGAGCCAGCACCCTGAGCCCGCTGTACGCGACTTCGGTGCTGCCGGTGAACACCTGGTCGCACCTCGCAGCGACCTACGACGGAGCCACGATGCGACTGTATCTCAACGGCGTCCAGGTGAGCAGCCAGGCGCAGACCGGCACGATGGCCACGTCGGGCGGTCCTCTCTCGTTCGGCGGGGACGCCCTGTTCGGCCAGTACTTCACGGGACGGATCGATGAAGTCCGGATCTACGACCGCGCTCTCACACCCGCGGAGATCCAGGACGACATGGGGTATCCCGTGATCGTCTCGGTCGAGACGCCCGAGGCTCCTGCCCCAGGAGTCAGCGCGCTGATGGGCGCGGCGCCGAATCCATTCACGCCGAGCACGAAGATCCGCCTGCGTCTCGCGTCGGCGCGGAACGCGACGCTTCGGATCTTCGATGTCGCGGGGCGCCTCGTGCGCTCGTTCGATCTCCGTCACGCTTCGCCGGGCGAGCACCATCTGGTCTGGACGGGAACCGATGAACACGGAAGGCGTGTCGCGACCGGAGTCTACATCGCGCGTCTGGACGCGGCCGATCGGACCACGACGATGCGCATCGTCCTGGTTCGGTAGGGACGGGACGGCCCTCCCGGGGTCGCAAACGAATCCGGCCTGGTGCGAAAAAACCGTTCCCCGCTTGTGACCGTAACCCGTTACCGTGGAAGGCCAAGCGGGGTTGGACGCGGCAAGAATCCCGAAGGGCCTGAGGAATTCTCGTTCTGTCGGTGGTATTCTCACCGTTCCTTCCACTGAGACGTAGGTCCGCAGCGCAGACACTCCATGTCGAGGCCCGTGATGCAACCTTGCGCGCGTTTCGCCATCCAGGTCGTATCCTTCCTTGTTCTCGCGCTCCCATCGTTCTCCCTGGCCGCCGTGACCGATACGCTCTCCTCCGTGACGCTCGTGGCCACGTTCGACGCCGACACACCCGATGCGCCCCCGGATCTCACGCTTCCCGGACCGCCAGCGGGTGATGCGCTCACGATCAGCGAGCTCTCCGGCACGATCCGTGTCCGCACCACCGTCGGGAGCCTGACCTCCCAACCGGTCGAGATGAGCCAAGTTCCCGGTGAGGGGAGCATGTCGATGCGTGGCGTTCCCGCTGCGATGGGCGGGTCCAATCGGGTGACGGTTCGCTGGCGATCCCTGGCGCGCTCCGGCGGAATCTGTTTCCTCGCATGCACCATGCGGGGTCCGGAGGGCGGAATCGCGGCGTCCGTGGAGTACCGGCCCGAAGGACAGCTGACCTACAACTCGGTGGGAACGATCGGCCCGACACTTCCGGTGAGCTACGTGCCCGAGGTGGACCAGCAGTTCACGATCGTACTCGACTTCCTGGCGCAGACCTCGAGCCTCTCGATCGACGGGGTTCCGGTGGTCGGATTCCAGGACGTTCCCCTACCCCAGCCGGTGACAGCGCTCGGGTCGGTCGGATTCGAGGCGGGATGCGTCGCGACCCAGGCGTTTGCCGTAGATGAGATTTCAGCGGTGGCGCTCGTGGAGGACACTCCTCCCTCGCTCCTCGCGCCCACCATCGTGAACGGAGAAGAAGGCGGGACCATCACCTTCACGGTGACCGCGTCCGATCCCGATGGAGATTCGATCGACCTGCTCTCCGCGGACCTCGATGAGCTCATCGAGACGGACGCGACGTTCACTCCCGACCCCGGGAACGGGTCCGGCACCTTCCTTTGGCATCCCGTGGTCGGGTCGGCCGGTGTCTACACGGTTCCGTTCTTCGCCTCGAACACCATGACGGCGACGGTGTCGACTCAGATCACGATCGGACCGGTGGGCACGAGCGTGAGCGGAACGTTGATCTGGCCGACGAATCCGGGGGACGAAGGCGAGTACGACGTCGTCTTCACGGCGGTGAACGCGGCCACATCGGAATCGACCAGCGCCACGACGCACATCGTGGTCTCCTCACCGCTGGCGGCTGCCGTTCCGGCCCGCGAGGCGCGCCCCCTGGCGGGGTGGCTCCCCTGGGCAGAAGCGCCTCAAGCGCCGACGAAGGGTCCCGTGATCAGCGTCAAGACCAGGGTAGATGCCACCGCCGGCGACACGGTCGTCGTCGTCGTCACCGCGGTCGATGCCGACGAGCTTCCGCCTGCTCCCACCGCGGGAACGATCACGACCGCGATACGAGCGGCATCCCTCGTGGCAGGGACGGTCCTCCTTTCCGCGGATCTCTCGGATCTCCCTGCGGGTAACGACGCGACGTTCACAACCAATAGTCAACCCGTGGTGGCGGCCCCCGCGGCGGTTGTGGCCACCGAGGGCAGCACGCTCACGATCCCAGTGTCGGCGTCGGATCCCGACGGCGACCCGATCCTCGACCTGATTGCGCTCACGAGCGGCCTCCCGGCTGGTAATGACGCAACCTTCACTCCCGGACCGGGGAATCACAACGGGACCTTCACCTGGACCCCCGCGATCGGGCAGATCGGGGCCCACACGGTCACCTTCCGCGCGATCAACGCGCTCGTGGGGAACGTCACCACCGTGATCACGGTCTCCGAGACGGTCGAAGCGCGCGCGTTCATGCCGGGGAATGACAAGAAGATCAAGCTGGAGACACTCCGGCCGCGGGCTTGCCTCCAGGTCGAGCTGGTCTCCTCGGTCCCCGTGACCGACATCGATTTCACTTCGATCCTCATGGCCTCGGCCGGGACGGGGTCCGTCCCGGAGATTCCAGCGATCCATGCAAAGCAGGGCGTTATTTCGGACAAGGACGAGAACGGGGTCCTGGATGCGACGATCTGCTTCTCGAAGGAGGACCTCCGGGATCTCTTCAGCCTCCTGGAGGGACACGTCCTCGTTCCGGTCGAGATTCGGGGAACGCTGAACGACGGGAGAACCTTCGAGGCGGGAATCACGCTCGACATCTACGCGACCGGTGCCGCGCTCTCGGCCACGATCGCTCCCAATCCGCTCAATCCAGAGGCCGTTCTCACGGTCTGGAACGCGTCGCCCGGCCCGCTACGCGTCACCGTTTACGACGCGAGCGGGCGTCTGATGCGCGTGCTGAGGATCGAACCTTCCGAGGTCGGTGAGCGCAGCATCCGGATCGACGGGCGCGGAAGCGACGGCACGCCGCTTCCGACGGGCGTGTATTTCTTCCGGGTCGAGTCACCGGACGCCGAAACGGCGGGACGATTCACGATCTTGAAGTAGCACCGTCGCGCACGCGGCGCTCGGTTGGCGAGAAAACAGATCGCGGGGTACCATCGGCCATCATGGCCCAGTTCGCCCCCGCCGCCGACGTTCCGCGCCTGTGACCTCGCTCCAGACCGGCCGGATCCTTTCCCACTTCCGGGTCGAGCAAAAGCTCGGCCAGGGAGGCATGGGAGAGGTTTACCGCGCGACGGATCTCAAGCTCGGCCGTCCCGTCGCGCTCAAGGTGTTGCAGACGGCCGCCCTCTCGCGTCTGGATGCGAAGCGCCGTTTCCGGGCGGAGGCTCGCCTCGCCTCCGCGCTGAACCATCCCCACATCGTCACGATCCACGCGATCGAAGAGGTCGAGGGGCGCGAGGTGATCGTGATGGAGTTCGTCGAGGGGGAGACCCTCCTCCAGATGACTCGCCGGCGACCACTCGATCCGGCGACGCTGATCGAGCTGGGAATCCAGATCTCCGAGGCTCTCCAGGCGGCCCACGCGATCGGGCTCGTGCATCGGGACATCAAACCCGCGAACATTCTCGTGAATCGCCAAGGCCAAGCCAAGGTGGCCGATTTCGGACTCGCGAAGCGGTTCGACCTTCAGGGGGCCGAACGGGATGACGGGGAGACGCGGGACGAGATCACCGGCTCCGGGGTCATGGTGGGAACGCCCGCCTACATGTCTCCCGAACAGACGCGAGGAGAGCCGCTGGACGCTCGAAGCGATCTCTTCTCGCTCGGGGCGACACTCTATGAGGCGGCGACCGGCCATCGTCCCTTTCAAGGTCCCAGCTCCCTGGCGATCCTGCACGCGATCGCGACCGAGGAGCCTCTCCCCATCACGCGGTACCGGCCCGACCTCCCGACAGGCCTCGATTCCGTCGTCGCGCGCGCCCTCGCCAAGGATCCGGCCGAGCGCTGGGCCTCCGGACACGATCTCGCGGACGCGCTCCGGGGCGTGCTCGAGGGCGTGGGCGCCACGTCCGCCTCGATCACGCTCCCGCGAGGGATCGAAGCAGCCCCGACACGGCACAACATTCCCGCTCCGCTCACCAGCTTCATCGGGAGGCGCCGAGAACGG
The genomic region above belongs to Candidatus Eisenbacteria bacterium and contains:
- a CDS encoding FlgD immunoglobulin-like domain containing protein, whose protein sequence is MQPCARFAIQVVSFLVLALPSFSLAAVTDTLSSVTLVATFDADTPDAPPDLTLPGPPAGDALTISELSGTIRVRTTVGSLTSQPVEMSQVPGEGSMSMRGVPAAMGGSNRVTVRWRSLARSGGICFLACTMRGPEGGIAASVEYRPEGQLTYNSVGTIGPTLPVSYVPEVDQQFTIVLDFLAQTSSLSIDGVPVVGFQDVPLPQPVTALGSVGFEAGCVATQAFAVDEISAVALVEDTPPSLLAPTIVNGEEGGTITFTVTASDPDGDSIDLLSADLDELIETDATFTPDPGNGSGTFLWHPVVGSAGVYTVPFFASNTMTATVSTQITIGPVGTSVSGTLIWPTNPGDEGEYDVVFTAVNAATSESTSATTHIVVSSPLAAAVPAREARPLAGWLPWAEAPQAPTKGPVISVKTRVDATAGDTVVVVVTAVDADELPPAPTAGTITTAIRAASLVAGTVLLSADLSDLPAGNDATFTTNSQPVVAAPAAVVATEGSTLTIPVSASDPDGDPILDLIALTSGLPAGNDATFTPGPGNHNGTFTWTPAIGQIGAHTVTFRAINALVGNVTTVITVSETVEARAFMPGNDKKIKLETLRPRACLQVELVSSVPVTDIDFTSILMASAGTGSVPEIPAIHAKQGVISDKDENGVLDATICFSKEDLRDLFSLLEGHVLVPVEIRGTLNDGRTFEAGITLDIYATGAALSATIAPNPLNPEAVLTVWNASPGPLRVTVYDASGRLMRVLRIEPSEVGERSIRIDGRGSDGTPLPTGVYFFRVESPDAETAGRFTILK